In Halomarina salina, one DNA window encodes the following:
- a CDS encoding M24 family metallopeptidase, whose amino-acid sequence MTTVFEERTRRAQERLRDADADLVLFPSHNLFYLSGFAEHPGERHLLLFVPRDGDPTFLVPSLYGEQVRETSWVADVRTWDDDEDPREQLASVVADLDLGDRLLVDDTMHARFTQDLAAVHDAETGLASEVLAPLRVRKDEAELDALRRAGAVADAAVEEVRALGADAVGTTERELARTVERALVDAGGEEVSFEVHTASGPNGAMPHHTHGDRRIERGDPVVLDFGAYLDHYPSDQTRTVVFAGDPPEGFEAVHEVVREAQQAAVDAVAPGVTCEAVNATAREVIEDAGYGEQFVHRTGHGVGLDVHEEPYVVAGNDRELEPGMVFSVEPGVYLPGEFGVRIEDLVVVTGDGCERLNHTDRGWRC is encoded by the coding sequence ATGACCACCGTCTTCGAGGAGCGCACCCGACGCGCCCAGGAGCGCCTCCGCGACGCCGACGCGGACCTCGTGCTGTTCCCCAGCCACAACCTGTTCTACCTGAGCGGGTTCGCCGAACACCCCGGCGAGCGCCACCTGCTGCTGTTCGTCCCTCGGGACGGCGACCCGACGTTCCTCGTCCCGTCCCTCTACGGCGAGCAGGTCCGCGAGACGTCGTGGGTCGCGGACGTGCGGACGTGGGACGACGACGAGGACCCGCGCGAGCAGCTCGCGAGCGTCGTCGCGGACCTCGACCTAGGCGACCGACTGCTCGTCGACGACACGATGCACGCCCGGTTCACGCAGGACCTCGCGGCGGTCCACGACGCCGAGACGGGCCTCGCCAGCGAGGTGCTCGCACCGCTCCGAGTCCGGAAGGACGAGGCCGAACTCGACGCGCTCCGGCGGGCGGGCGCGGTGGCCGACGCGGCCGTCGAGGAGGTGCGAGCGCTCGGTGCAGACGCCGTCGGCACGACCGAACGCGAACTGGCTCGGACCGTCGAACGCGCCCTGGTGGACGCGGGCGGCGAGGAGGTCTCCTTCGAGGTCCACACGGCCTCGGGACCGAACGGCGCGATGCCCCACCACACCCACGGCGACCGGCGAATCGAGCGCGGCGACCCCGTCGTCCTCGACTTCGGAGCCTACCTCGACCACTACCCGAGCGACCAGACACGGACGGTCGTCTTCGCCGGTGACCCGCCCGAGGGGTTCGAGGCGGTCCACGAGGTGGTTCGGGAGGCGCAGCAGGCGGCCGTCGACGCCGTCGCGCCGGGGGTCACCTGCGAGGCCGTCAACGCGACGGCCCGTGAGGTCATCGAGGACGCGGGCTACGGCGAGCAGTTCGTCCACCGGACGGGTCACGGCGTCGGCCTCGACGTCCACGAGGAACCGTACGTCGTGGCCGGCAACGACCGCGAACTCGAACCGGGGATGGTGTTCTCCGTCGAACCCGGCGTCTACCTCCCCGGCGAGTTCGGCGTCCGCATCGAGGACCTCGTCGTCGTCACGGGCGACGGCTGTGAGCGTCTGAACCACACCGACCGGGGGTGGCGGTGTTAG
- a CDS encoding right-handed parallel beta-helix repeat-containing protein yields the protein MPTRAALLACLLVVVVATGGVAGTVQPSAASTSAQATTITECTVITNPGEYVLGDDIGPTTDGSPCLIIGTDNVSIDGAGHTVDGTVDVGGDSLGESSVADVDLRDLHAEHVITVRGVRDLSLSSVDLDDGIRGLFFRNVTVVDSRLGGGGFYVDEDSRDIHIANNTFDGTQGVRILESIVGARIVDNVFEMEQSRSYGVVDIQSTPGDSDDILVAGNVIDAGGKDGISTSEGVSGITVRNNVVTNASAGIEFLSSGHIVGNDVHDNGVGISIAAPSTMLGDLLVENNTITDNGVGVAAGYVNDDMQLRGNLIDGNAEYGVTVYESGDAVLDARNNDWGDASGPSSAPANDSDAPFADPVTGALANGSGDAVSEGETPGVSNVRFDPVSGDDAPVEPEPESAYYQVDFVEGPAIEQFGAPAGDGFYSDQSRLIHFLHGSDETAVERSGSPSTIADDTAACVAVDSVDVTEDSVTVQFTVEEGCALDLTLASYEKPGSEWSRATASEQVLVDAASGTFGPGQHELTVSLPTNDSESAST from the coding sequence ATGCCCACACGCGCCGCTCTTCTCGCCTGCCTGCTCGTCGTCGTCGTCGCCACGGGTGGCGTCGCCGGAACCGTCCAGCCGTCGGCCGCCTCGACCAGCGCCCAGGCGACGACGATAACGGAGTGTACCGTCATCACGAATCCGGGCGAGTACGTCCTCGGGGACGACATCGGCCCGACGACCGACGGGAGTCCCTGTCTGATAATCGGGACCGACAACGTCTCCATCGACGGTGCTGGTCACACGGTCGACGGGACCGTCGACGTCGGGGGTGACTCACTGGGTGAGTCGAGCGTCGCCGACGTCGACCTTCGTGACCTGCACGCCGAGCACGTGATTACGGTCCGGGGCGTCCGCGACCTGTCGCTCTCGTCGGTCGACCTCGACGACGGGATACGGGGGCTGTTCTTCCGAAACGTCACAGTCGTCGACAGTCGTCTCGGCGGTGGCGGATTCTACGTCGACGAGGACTCGCGCGACATCCACATCGCGAACAACACGTTCGACGGTACGCAGGGCGTCCGTATCCTCGAGTCCATCGTCGGTGCTCGCATCGTCGACAACGTGTTCGAGATGGAGCAGTCGCGCAGTTACGGCGTCGTGGACATCCAGTCGACGCCGGGCGATAGCGACGACATCCTCGTCGCCGGGAACGTCATCGACGCTGGCGGGAAGGATGGCATCAGCACGTCCGAGGGTGTCAGCGGCATCACCGTCCGGAACAACGTCGTGACGAACGCCTCGGCAGGGATCGAGTTCCTCTCGTCGGGCCACATCGTCGGGAACGACGTCCACGACAACGGCGTCGGCATCAGCATCGCCGCACCGTCGACGATGCTCGGTGACCTCCTCGTAGAGAACAACACAATCACCGACAACGGCGTCGGGGTCGCGGCAGGGTACGTCAACGACGACATGCAACTGCGCGGGAACCTCATCGACGGGAACGCCGAGTACGGCGTCACGGTCTACGAATCGGGCGACGCGGTCCTCGACGCCCGGAACAACGACTGGGGCGACGCCTCCGGCCCGTCGAGTGCGCCCGCCAACGACAGCGACGCGCCGTTCGCCGACCCGGTGACGGGGGCGCTGGCGAACGGGTCCGGTGACGCCGTCTCCGAGGGCGAGACGCCCGGCGTCTCGAACGTCCGCTTCGACCCGGTGAGCGGCGACGACGCACCGGTCGAACCGGAACCCGAATCCGCGTACTATCAGGTCGACTTCGTCGAGGGGCCGGCCATCGAGCAGTTCGGTGCTCCCGCCGGTGACGGGTTCTACAGCGACCAGTCGCGCCTGATTCACTTCCTGCACGGGAGCGACGAGACGGCCGTCGAGCGGTCCGGGAGTCCCTCGACGATAGCCGACGACACCGCCGCCTGCGTCGCCGTGGACTCGGTCGACGTCACCGAAGACAGCGTGACCGTCCAGTTCACCGTCGAGGAGGGCTGTGCCCTCGACCTGACGCTCGCCAGCTACGAGAAGCCCGGCTCCGAGTGGAGTCGCGCGACCGCCAGCGAGCAGGTGCTCGTCGACGCCGCGAGCGGGACGTTCGGACCCGGTCAGCACGAACTGACCGTCTCGCTCCCGACGAACGACAGCGAGTCGGCGTCGACGTAG
- a CDS encoding manganese catalase family protein, producing the protein MFYHEDTLQYEVEVEEPDPQFAKMLQQAVGGAEGEMRVALQYMFQAFAVPREHEEYRTLLMETAVEELGHIEMLATAITKNLEGAPEEAREAAREDAVIDAMMSHGQPRQALSSGLHAMPVDSNGVPFTGNYIVASGNLAADMYANIMAESTGRLLATRLYEMTDDPGMEDMLSYMIARDTMHQNQWHAAVDSLGEHLPVPASFPQEKENQDYSYTFMSTFDEERPDPETPWTQGESPDGKGRFDYGRQPGNGFADVEAMIEEMHNEVN; encoded by the coding sequence ATGTTCTACCACGAAGACACGCTCCAGTACGAGGTCGAGGTCGAGGAACCGGACCCGCAGTTCGCGAAGATGCTCCAGCAGGCGGTCGGCGGGGCCGAGGGAGAGATGCGCGTCGCACTCCAGTACATGTTCCAGGCGTTCGCCGTCCCCCGTGAGCACGAGGAGTACCGAACGCTCCTGATGGAGACGGCCGTCGAGGAACTGGGCCACATCGAGATGCTGGCGACGGCCATCACGAAGAACCTCGAGGGCGCGCCCGAGGAGGCCCGCGAGGCCGCCCGCGAGGACGCCGTCATCGACGCGATGATGAGCCACGGCCAGCCCCGACAGGCGCTGTCGTCGGGACTCCACGCGATGCCCGTCGACAGCAACGGCGTCCCGTTCACGGGCAACTACATCGTCGCCAGCGGCAACCTCGCGGCGGACATGTACGCCAACATCATGGCCGAGTCGACGGGCCGACTGCTCGCGACGCGACTGTACGAGATGACCGACGACCCCGGCATGGAGGACATGCTGTCGTACATGATCGCTCGCGACACGATGCACCAGAACCAGTGGCACGCGGCGGTCGACTCGCTGGGCGAGCACCTGCCCGTCCCGGCGAGCTTCCCGCAGGAGAAGGAGAACCAGGACTACAGCTACACGTTCATGTCCACGTTCGACGAGGAGCGACCCGACCCGGAGACGCCCTGGACCCAGGGCGAGTCACCGGACGGGAAGGGGCGCTTCGACTACGGCCGCCAGCCCGGCAACGGCTTCGCGGACGTCGAGGCGATGATCGAGGAGATGCACAACGAGGTCAACTGA